In the genome of Monodelphis domestica isolate mMonDom1 chromosome 2, mMonDom1.pri, whole genome shotgun sequence, one region contains:
- the LOC100619228 gene encoding calmodulin-like — MADQLTEEQIADFKEAFALFDKDGDGTITTTELGTIMRSLGQNPTEVELQDMINEIDADGNGTIDFSEFLTMMSRKMKDTDSEEEIREAFRVFDKDGDGFISAAELRHVMINLGEKLTDEEVDEMIKEADMDGDGLVNFDEFVNMMTAK, encoded by the coding sequence ATGGCGGATCAGCTGACAGAAGAACAAATCGCCGACTTCAAAGAAGCCTTCGCACTGTTTGACAAGGATGGAGATGGCACCATAACAACAACGGAACTGGGAACTATAATGAGGTCACTCGGGCAGAACCCCACAGAAGTTGAATTACAGGACATGATCAATGAAATTGATGCTGATGGCAATGGCACAATTGACTTTTCAGAATTCCTCACCATGATGTCAAGAAAGATGAAGGATACTGACAGCGAAGAAGAAATCCGAGAGGCATTCCGCGTGTTCGACAAGGACGGCGACGGTTTCATCAGTGCCGCAGAACTCCGACACGTGATGATCAACCTCGGAGAGAAGTTAACAGATGAGGAGGTGGATGAAATGATCAAGGAAGCCGACATGGATGGGGATGGTCTGGTGAACTTTGATGAATTCGTAAATAtgatgacagcaaagtaa